From the Orenia metallireducens genome, one window contains:
- the panC gene encoding pantoate--beta-alanine ligase produces the protein MEIYHRISDIRDYVKARRREGKKIGFVPTMGYLHQGHLTLMERAKEENDIVIASIFINPTQFGPDEDYEDYPRNLEHDAKLAKGVGIDIIFAPKVEEIYLKNACTRVEVDDLTTKLCGASRPGHFRGVCTIVTKLFNIVNPDRAYFGQKDAQQVLVIKKMVEDLNFDVKIVVVPIVREEDGLAMSSRNKYLSTKEREAALILFKSLTLAKNMIEAGKRDANLIKSQIIKNIENEPLARIDYVHIANEKNLKEVDLVTGKILIALAVYIGETRLIDNILLEV, from the coding sequence AGCTAGAAGAAGAGAAGGAAAGAAAATAGGGTTTGTACCTACTATGGGTTACTTACATCAGGGGCATTTAACTTTGATGGAAAGGGCTAAAGAGGAGAATGATATAGTAATAGCCAGTATCTTTATCAACCCAACTCAATTTGGTCCAGATGAGGATTATGAGGATTACCCTCGAAATTTAGAGCATGACGCTAAGTTAGCTAAAGGGGTAGGTATTGATATTATTTTTGCTCCAAAGGTTGAAGAGATTTATCTAAAAAATGCCTGTACTAGAGTTGAGGTAGACGACTTGACTACAAAACTTTGTGGGGCTTCTAGACCAGGGCATTTTAGAGGTGTTTGTACTATAGTAACTAAGTTATTTAACATTGTAAACCCTGATAGAGCTTATTTTGGTCAAAAGGATGCTCAGCAGGTCTTGGTTATTAAGAAGATGGTAGAAGATTTAAACTTTGATGTAAAGATAGTAGTTGTACCTATTGTAAGAGAAGAAGATGGATTGGCTATGAGCTCTCGTAATAAGTATTTAAGTACTAAAGAAAGAGAGGCTGCTTTAATTTTATTTAAATCTTTGACTTTGGCTAAGAATATGATAGAAGCTGGCAAAAGAGACGCTAACTTAATTAAATCTCAAATTATAAAGAATATAGAAAATGAACCTTTGGCTAGGATAGATTATGTACATATTGCTAATGAAAAGAATCTCAAAGAAGTCGATTTAGTTACAGGGAAAATATTGATTGCATTAGCTGTCTATATTGGTGAAACTAGACTTATAGATAATATTCTTCTGGAGGTATAG